A single region of the Plantactinospora soyae genome encodes:
- a CDS encoding coiled-coil domain-containing protein: MPFLAPTRTSPTFVWRAPTSARKAVARLAAVATTMLTLGALVATLGATPGYAAPGPLAQAPSSSEDEGGSDSLREQLQTASKGYVTAKNKLDNSVKRQKELTTRLGTLRTEVTTRSERVAQLAGMAYRTGRLGQVSALLSSGSPTSLVDRAAALDTISANESRELRGLRDSVEEESRAKEALDQEVREQRKQVEVMETRKKQAEKALAAANSGGSSSGISGSGSASARPAPRNSDGSFPDESCSLNDPTTSGCITARTLHALNQAKAAGFTRFVSCFRSGGSGEHPKGQACDFAAQKGGFGGVATGGDRTYGNNLAAYFVRNADRLGVLYVIWFKQIWLPSSGWKTYNGGNGDPSSDHTNHVHLSMN, from the coding sequence ATGCCGTTCCTGGCACCCACCCGAACGTCTCCGACCTTCGTCTGGCGCGCCCCGACATCCGCCCGGAAGGCGGTAGCACGGCTCGCCGCCGTGGCAACCACGATGCTCACCCTGGGCGCGCTCGTCGCGACCCTGGGCGCCACACCCGGGTACGCAGCACCCGGCCCACTGGCCCAGGCACCCAGCAGCAGTGAAGACGAGGGAGGCAGCGACAGCCTGCGCGAGCAGCTCCAGACGGCGAGCAAGGGCTACGTCACCGCCAAGAACAAGTTGGACAACTCCGTCAAACGACAGAAGGAACTGACCACCCGGCTCGGGACGCTGCGTACCGAGGTGACGACCCGGAGCGAACGGGTCGCCCAGTTGGCCGGGATGGCGTACCGGACCGGTCGACTGGGACAGGTATCCGCCCTGCTCAGCAGCGGTTCCCCGACCAGCCTGGTGGACCGGGCCGCCGCCCTCGACACGATCTCGGCGAACGAGAGCCGCGAGCTGCGCGGCCTGCGGGACAGCGTCGAGGAGGAGAGCCGGGCGAAGGAGGCACTCGACCAGGAGGTCCGCGAGCAGCGCAAGCAGGTCGAGGTGATGGAGACCCGCAAGAAGCAGGCCGAGAAGGCGCTCGCGGCGGCCAACAGCGGCGGATCCAGCTCCGGGATCAGCGGCAGCGGCTCGGCGTCGGCCAGGCCGGCGCCACGCAACTCCGACGGTTCCTTCCCGGACGAGTCGTGCAGCCTCAACGATCCGACCACCAGCGGGTGCATCACGGCCCGGACGCTGCACGCGCTGAACCAGGCCAAGGCGGCCGGCTTCACCCGCTTCGTCTCCTGCTTCCGCAGTGGCGGCAGCGGCGAGCACCCCAAGGGGCAGGCCTGCGACTTCGCCGCCCAGAAGGGTGGATTCGGCGGGGTGGCGACCGGCGGCGACCGGACGTACGGCAACAACCTGGCGGCGTACTTCGTGCGGAACGCCGACCGGCTCGGCGTGCTGTACGTGATCTGGTTCAAGCAGATCTGGCTGCCGAGCAGCGGTTGGAAGACCTACAACGGCGGTAACGGCGATCCGTCCAGCGACCACACGAACCACGTGCACCTGTCGATGAACTGA
- a CDS encoding cellulose-binding domain-containing protein, which produces MRVSAPYRRVSLVVALVTALAASIVAVVSLTLVPSAQAAAGCLVGYQANQWTGGFTAAVRVTAGDTAVNGWTVTWTYGGDQRITSSWNAEVSQSGTAVTARNIAWNGSLPAGGSTEFGVQGTYASSAAAPTGFTLNGVPCNGAGPTTPPTTAPPTTPPPTTVPPTTPPPTTPPPTTGPPAGCGSAALCDGFENQTGSAPSGDWSVNYPDCQGTGTASIDTTVARQGTRSVRINGTAGYCNHVFVRSSRDLSGLGAVRYARLWVRHTTALPTQHVTFLAMRDANDGNRDLRMGGQNGALQWNRASDDATLPEQSPNGVALSLPLPVNRWTCVEFMVDGTQGRLSTWVDGSAVTGLTADGTPTHDVDGQWLNRANWRPNLTDLRLGWESYGEGADTLWFDDVALGSTRIGC; this is translated from the coding sequence ATGAGGGTCTCCGCACCGTACCGCCGCGTGTCCCTGGTCGTCGCCCTGGTGACCGCACTCGCCGCGAGCATCGTCGCCGTGGTCAGCCTGACCCTGGTGCCATCCGCCCAGGCCGCCGCCGGATGCCTGGTGGGCTACCAGGCGAACCAGTGGACCGGTGGCTTCACCGCCGCCGTCCGGGTGACCGCCGGGGACACCGCCGTCAACGGCTGGACCGTCACCTGGACCTACGGTGGCGACCAGCGGATCACCAGCAGTTGGAACGCCGAGGTCAGCCAGTCCGGCACGGCCGTGACCGCCCGGAACATCGCCTGGAACGGCTCACTGCCGGCCGGCGGGTCGACCGAGTTCGGCGTGCAGGGCACCTACGCCAGCAGCGCGGCGGCCCCGACCGGCTTCACGCTCAACGGCGTACCGTGCAACGGCGCCGGACCGACCACCCCGCCGACCACGGCTCCACCGACCACCCCGCCGCCGACCACGGTCCCGCCGACCACCCCGCCGCCGACCACGCCTCCGCCGACCACCGGGCCGCCGGCCGGCTGCGGCAGCGCCGCGCTCTGCGACGGCTTCGAGAACCAGACCGGGTCCGCGCCGTCCGGCGACTGGAGCGTGAACTACCCGGACTGTCAGGGGACCGGTACCGCCAGCATCGACACCACCGTCGCCCGCCAGGGCACCCGATCGGTACGGATCAACGGCACCGCCGGCTACTGCAACCACGTGTTCGTCCGGTCGAGCCGGGACCTGAGCGGGCTCGGCGCGGTCCGGTACGCCCGACTCTGGGTCCGGCACACCACCGCGCTGCCGACCCAGCACGTGACGTTCCTGGCCATGCGGGACGCCAACGACGGCAACCGTGACCTGCGGATGGGCGGCCAGAACGGCGCCCTGCAATGGAACCGGGCCTCGGACGACGCCACTCTGCCCGAGCAGAGTCCGAACGGTGTCGCACTCAGTCTTCCGCTGCCGGTCAACCGGTGGACCTGTGTCGAGTTCATGGTCGACGGTACGCAGGGCCGGCTGTCGACCTGGGTCGACGGCTCGGCGGTGACGGGGCTGACCGCGGACGGCACCCCGACCCACGACGTCGACGGGCAGTGGCTCAACCGGGCGAACTGGCGGCCGAACCTGACCGACCTGCGGTTGGGCTGGGAGAGCTACGGCGAGGGCGCGGACACGCTGTGGTTCGACGACGTCGCGCTGGGCTCGACCCGGATCGGCTGCTGA
- a CDS encoding YnfA family protein — MTVARSLLLFLLAAVAEIGGAWLVWQGVREQRGLLFVAAGMLALAGYGFVAAFQPDPHFGRVLAAYGGVFVAGSLGWAVLVDRFRPDRYDLTGAAVCLVGVAIIMYGPRG, encoded by the coding sequence ATGACCGTGGCCCGCTCGCTGCTGCTGTTCCTGCTCGCCGCCGTCGCCGAGATCGGCGGGGCCTGGCTGGTCTGGCAGGGCGTCCGCGAGCAGCGCGGACTCCTGTTCGTCGCCGCCGGCATGCTGGCCCTGGCCGGGTACGGCTTCGTCGCGGCGTTCCAGCCGGACCCGCACTTCGGCCGGGTGCTCGCCGCGTACGGCGGGGTCTTCGTCGCCGGCTCGCTCGGCTGGGCCGTACTGGTGGACCGGTTCCGGCCGGACCGCTACGACCTGACCGGCGCCGCCGTCTGCCTGGTCGGCGTCGCGATCATCATGTACGGCCCACGCGGCTGA
- a CDS encoding carbohydrate-binding module family 20 domain-containing protein — translation MRTRRTLAAVLTAVLAVAATVTGGVTARPAAPATASPASPGAKDVIVHLFQWPWASIATECTTVLGPKGFGGVQVSPPQEHVVLPGRGYPWWQDYQPVSYQLTTRRGDRAAFASMVRTCHDAGVKIYVDAIVNHMAGGASTGAGSGGSTYGHYSYPAVPYGNDDFHHCGRNGNDDIANWSDRWEIQNCELVDLSDLRTEASYVRGRLTAYLNDLVSLGVDGFRVDAAKHLPAADLAAIVDPVSGSPYVFSEVIEGGSGEPTPEEYAGVGDVTEFRYGDVVGNAFSGGNLANLNNLASSMRLSSGDAVAFVDNHDTQRNGRARLTYKNGSAYALAEAFMIAWPYGVPQVMSSFTFSDPEAGPPRNGNGTTSSVNCANGWACEHRWRTTANMVGLRNAAAGAGVTNWWSNGGNQIAFGRGSTGYAAFNRNGGALTRTFQTSLPAGTYCDVMNGDFSGGACTGTTYPVNSAGQVTATVPANGALALHVNARTSATPGPNPTTTPPPTGGTCGTVATTFEVDTGTVWGQNVYVVGNVPALGNWDPANGVPLSSASYPVWRATVGLPGGTAVQYKYVKRNGAQVVWESDPNRSRSTPSATPCTATWTDTWR, via the coding sequence ATGCGTACCCGAAGAACCCTCGCCGCCGTCCTGACCGCCGTACTCGCCGTCGCCGCGACCGTCACCGGTGGCGTCACCGCCCGACCCGCCGCCCCCGCTACCGCCAGCCCGGCCAGTCCCGGCGCCAAGGACGTGATCGTCCACCTGTTCCAGTGGCCCTGGGCCTCGATCGCCACCGAGTGCACCACCGTGCTCGGCCCGAAGGGCTTCGGCGGGGTGCAGGTGTCGCCACCGCAGGAGCACGTCGTACTGCCCGGCCGGGGTTACCCGTGGTGGCAGGACTACCAGCCGGTCAGCTACCAGTTGACCACCCGGCGCGGTGACCGGGCCGCCTTCGCCAGCATGGTCCGGACCTGCCACGACGCGGGCGTGAAGATCTACGTGGACGCGATCGTCAACCACATGGCCGGCGGCGCGTCGACCGGGGCGGGCAGCGGCGGCTCGACGTACGGCCACTACTCCTATCCGGCGGTGCCGTACGGCAACGACGACTTCCACCACTGTGGGCGGAACGGCAACGACGACATCGCCAACTGGAGCGACCGCTGGGAGATCCAGAACTGCGAACTGGTCGACCTGTCCGACCTGCGGACCGAGGCGTCGTACGTGCGCGGCAGGCTCACCGCGTACCTGAACGACCTGGTCTCGCTCGGCGTGGACGGCTTCCGGGTGGACGCCGCCAAGCACCTTCCCGCCGCCGACCTGGCTGCGATCGTCGACCCGGTCAGCGGCAGCCCGTACGTCTTCTCCGAGGTGATCGAGGGCGGTTCCGGTGAACCGACCCCGGAGGAGTACGCGGGAGTCGGCGACGTCACCGAGTTCCGCTACGGCGACGTGGTGGGCAACGCGTTCTCCGGCGGCAACCTGGCGAACCTGAACAACCTCGCCTCGTCCATGCGGCTCAGCTCCGGCGACGCGGTGGCGTTCGTCGACAACCACGACACCCAGCGCAACGGGCGGGCCCGGCTGACGTACAAGAACGGTTCGGCGTACGCGCTCGCCGAGGCGTTCATGATCGCCTGGCCGTACGGCGTACCGCAGGTGATGTCGAGTTTCACGTTCAGCGACCCGGAGGCCGGGCCGCCCCGCAACGGCAACGGCACCACCAGCTCGGTCAACTGCGCCAACGGCTGGGCGTGCGAGCACCGCTGGCGGACCACCGCCAACATGGTCGGGCTGCGCAACGCCGCCGCCGGGGCCGGCGTCACGAACTGGTGGAGCAACGGCGGCAACCAGATCGCCTTCGGGCGCGGCAGCACCGGGTACGCCGCCTTCAACCGCAACGGTGGGGCGCTGACCCGTACCTTCCAGACCAGCCTGCCGGCCGGCACCTACTGCGACGTGATGAACGGTGACTTCAGCGGCGGCGCCTGCACCGGTACGACGTACCCGGTCAACAGCGCCGGCCAGGTCACCGCGACCGTTCCGGCGAACGGCGCGCTGGCGCTGCACGTCAACGCCCGCACCTCGGCAACCCCCGGCCCGAACCCGACCACGACGCCGCCGCCGACCGGCGGCACCTGCGGCACGGTCGCCACCACCTTCGAGGTCGACACCGGCACGGTCTGGGGACAGAACGTCTACGTCGTCGGCAACGTCCCGGCACTGGGCAACTGGGATCCGGCGAACGGTGTTCCGCTCTCCTCGGCGAGCTACCCGGTCTGGCGGGCCACCGTCGGCCTGCCCGGCGGAACGGCCGTGCAGTACAAGTACGTCAAGCGGAACGGCGCTCAGGTGGTCTGGGAGAGCGATCCGAACCGGTCCCGGAGCACCCCGTCCGCCACCCCCTGTACCGCGACCTGGACCGACACCTGGCGCTGA